In Brevibacillus brevis NBRC 100599, a single genomic region encodes these proteins:
- a CDS encoding AraC family transcriptional regulator, giving the protein MRKFRPVQPPTLQRASAQNAYHYQEYMPSKCLVNEIACYWTSEYDGKGIAPASRVIPDGCVDIIFNLGATSYQKAAFLTGLMRTYEVIPLTEPQSLIGIRFYAEGAARFLRYPVAMINGHHPNLEDIWGKEADEVIEALLEASNTAERIALLERELIKRLWMDDPADPLLLTSMNYLYEYRGNLSMAALAEKVNYSERTLRRTFQQQLGMSPKELGRIIQFQGLLQMLAKGIRTSFTDAALQSGYYDQSHLIKSFHTFYGVAPSKMISPDRTNR; this is encoded by the coding sequence AGGAGTACATGCCCAGCAAATGTCTGGTGAACGAGATCGCCTGCTACTGGACCTCAGAGTACGACGGTAAAGGGATAGCACCTGCAAGCCGAGTCATACCCGATGGATGCGTCGATATCATTTTCAATCTCGGTGCCACTTCCTATCAGAAGGCGGCATTTCTAACGGGACTGATGAGGACGTACGAGGTGATTCCGTTGACTGAACCACAATCCTTGATCGGTATTCGTTTTTACGCGGAGGGAGCGGCTCGCTTTTTGCGCTACCCTGTCGCCATGATCAATGGTCATCATCCGAATCTGGAAGACATCTGGGGTAAAGAGGCAGATGAGGTGATAGAAGCCTTGCTCGAAGCTTCCAACACGGCGGAGCGGATCGCTTTGTTGGAGCGGGAGCTCATCAAACGATTGTGGATGGATGATCCAGCAGACCCGTTGCTATTGACCAGCATGAACTATTTATATGAATACAGAGGAAATCTTTCCATGGCAGCACTCGCCGAGAAAGTGAATTACAGCGAGAGAACCTTGCGCAGGACGTTTCAACAACAATTGGGTATGAGCCCGAAGGAACTGGGCCGAATCATTCAGTTTCAAGGGCTGTTGCAAATGCTGGCGAAGGGAATACGCACTTCGTTTACGGATGCAGCCCTCCAGAGTGGCTATTATGATCAGTCGCACTTGATCAAGAGCTTTCATACTTTTTACGGTGTTGCTCCAAGCAAAATGATCTCGCCAGATCGTACGAATCGATAG
- a CDS encoding MmcQ/YjbR family DNA-binding protein, which yields MNEQTLDAYCRKQPGVTHDYQMDWECDRYHVGGKIFAMIGGDSKGVRILTLKCDPMRAEELRETYEGIVPGYHMNKSHWNSVYLDADIPEGLWERMIEHAYETVLQKLPKRVQQEIKSE from the coding sequence GTGAATGAACAAACTTTAGATGCATACTGTCGGAAGCAGCCCGGTGTCACCCATGACTATCAGATGGATTGGGAATGCGATCGCTACCATGTCGGAGGCAAAATTTTTGCCATGATTGGAGGCGATTCCAAAGGTGTTCGCATCCTCACCTTGAAATGCGATCCGATGCGCGCAGAGGAATTGCGCGAGACCTACGAAGGGATCGTACCCGGCTATCACATGAACAAGTCCCATTGGAATTCTGTCTACCTGGACGCTGATATTCCCGAAGGCTTATGGGAAAGGATGATCGAGCATGCGTACGAAACGGTGCTCCAAAAACTGCCCAAGCGCGTCCAGCAAGAAATCAAGAGCGAATAG